A window of the Lepus europaeus isolate LE1 chromosome 5, mLepTim1.pri, whole genome shotgun sequence genome harbors these coding sequences:
- the UTS2 gene encoding LOW QUALITY PROTEIN: urotensin-2 (The sequence of the model RefSeq protein was modified relative to this genomic sequence to represent the inferred CDS: substituted 1 base at 1 genomic stop codon): MCKLASCCLLFIALLKPVSALPILGSGEASFQLSARHGGTREPLGALEHTPVLQTLPEMLGADSSARLGEADPQTDIFNPRGNLKKVSDCLXAFSGQGPNILLSHLLARTRKQYKKRGTPSECFWKYCV; encoded by the exons atgTGTAAGCTGGCCTCCTGCTGTCTGCTTTTTATAGCACTCTTAAAGCCTGTCTCAGCTCTCCCCATCCTTGGCTCGGGGGAAGCGTCCTTTCAGCTCTCAG CTCGCCATGGAGGCACCAGGGAGCCTCTGGGGGCGCTGGAGCACACGCCCGTTCTGCAGACGCTGCCGGAGATGCTGGGTGCCGACAGCAGTGCCAGGCTGGGGGAAGCAG ATCCTCAGACCGACATTTTCAACCCAAGAGGAAATCTGAAGAAGGTGAGTGACTGCTTGTGA GCTTTCTCCGGACAAGGTCCAAACATTCTGCTGAGTCATCTTTTGGCCAGAACCAGGAAACAATATAAGAAACGTGGGACTCCCTCCGAGTGCTTCTGGAAATACTGTGTCTGA